In one Mycobacteroides chelonae genomic region, the following are encoded:
- a CDS encoding MlaE family ABC transporter permease, protein MKQQLAAPARAVGGFVSMSLATFRNIFRRPFQGQEFLDQTWFIARVSLLPTLLVAIPFTVLVAFTLNILLREIGAADLSGAATAFGTVTQLGPVVTVLVVAGAGATAICADLGARTIREEIDAMQVLGIDPIQRLVVPRVLASTFVALLLNGLVCAIGMVGGYVFSVFLQGVNPGAFINGLTVLTGLGELMISEIKAFLFGIFAGLVGCYRGLTVKGGPKGVGDAVNETVVYSFICLFVINVVMTAIGVRVLVKH, encoded by the coding sequence TTGAAGCAGCAGCTCGCGGCGCCCGCACGCGCCGTCGGCGGCTTCGTCTCCATGTCATTGGCCACGTTCCGCAACATCTTCCGCCGCCCGTTCCAAGGGCAGGAATTCCTGGATCAGACCTGGTTCATCGCGCGGGTCTCATTGCTGCCGACGCTCCTGGTGGCCATTCCCTTCACCGTGCTGGTGGCGTTCACTCTGAATATCCTGCTGCGCGAGATCGGCGCCGCGGACCTGTCGGGTGCAGCCACGGCGTTCGGCACGGTGACCCAGCTGGGCCCGGTGGTTACCGTGCTCGTCGTCGCGGGCGCCGGCGCCACGGCGATCTGCGCGGATTTGGGCGCCCGCACCATTCGCGAGGAGATCGACGCGATGCAGGTGCTGGGTATCGATCCGATCCAGCGGCTCGTGGTTCCGCGCGTGCTGGCCTCGACCTTTGTCGCGCTGCTGCTCAACGGCCTGGTCTGTGCCATCGGTATGGTCGGCGGCTACGTATTCTCGGTGTTCCTGCAGGGTGTCAATCCCGGCGCCTTCATCAACGGTCTTACGGTGCTCACCGGCCTCGGCGAGCTGATGATCTCGGAGATCAAGGCCTTCCTGTTCGGCATCTTCGCCGGACTTGTCGGCTGTTATCGCGGGCTCACCGTCAAGGGCGGCCCCAAGGGCGTCGGCGATGCGGTCAACGAGACCGTCGTCTACTCCTTCATTTGTTTGTTCGTCATCAACGTGGTCATGACGGCCATCGGTGTGCGGGTCCTGGTGAAGCACTAG
- a CDS encoding long-chain-fatty-acid--CoA ligase has product MGTPESTTVTQLLANLADVEDRGLHFEGSFTSWRDHVAESRRLASVLRARLDPSKPPHVGVILENTPGFARLLSAAALGGLVLVGLNSTRRGSALQRDVELADCQFIITDESETVVDPQHPLIEITDVRPDELFMLIFTSGTSGDPKAVQITHAKVASAGVMLSSRFGLGPTDVCYLSMPMFHSNAVLAGWSVAVAAGASIALRRRFSASGFLNDVRRYGATYANYVGKPMSYVLATPERPDDAENPLKFMYGNEAAAGDTDRFAKRFGAFVVDGFGSTEGGVALGWAPGTPPGAIGPLTPDVQILNVQTGQPCPPAVFDQSGKVVNAEEATGELVNVTGPGRFTGYYKNAEADAERMVEGKYRSGDLAYADENGFVYFAGRLGDWLRVDGENLGTAPIERVLLRHPDITEVAIYGIPDPTVGDRVMAALIVRNGFEASKLGEFLSAQEDLGPKQWPSFVRISTDLPRTATFKVIKRQLSAEALETSDPLWRLSGSTYIQP; this is encoded by the coding sequence GTGGGCACGCCGGAGAGCACAACGGTCACGCAGCTGCTGGCGAACCTGGCCGATGTTGAGGACCGGGGGCTGCATTTCGAGGGTTCGTTCACGTCGTGGCGTGATCATGTGGCCGAAAGCCGCCGCCTGGCATCGGTATTGCGCGCACGCTTGGACCCGTCGAAGCCGCCGCATGTCGGTGTGATCCTGGAGAACACCCCCGGGTTCGCGCGACTCCTTTCCGCGGCCGCACTAGGTGGCCTGGTGCTGGTGGGCTTGAATTCGACACGGCGCGGATCGGCTTTGCAGCGTGATGTCGAGCTCGCCGACTGCCAATTCATCATCACGGACGAATCCGAAACCGTTGTCGACCCACAACATCCACTGATCGAGATCACCGATGTGCGACCGGATGAACTGTTCATGCTCATCTTCACCTCGGGCACCAGCGGAGACCCCAAGGCCGTCCAGATCACCCATGCCAAGGTGGCCTCGGCGGGGGTCATGCTGTCCTCGCGCTTTGGTCTCGGTCCCACAGATGTCTGTTATCTCTCGATGCCGATGTTCCATTCCAATGCGGTGCTCGCGGGCTGGTCGGTGGCCGTCGCCGCCGGTGCGTCGATTGCGTTGCGCCGCCGCTTCTCCGCATCGGGATTCCTCAACGATGTCCGCCGATACGGGGCGACGTATGCCAACTACGTCGGTAAGCCGATGTCGTATGTGCTGGCGACACCGGAACGGCCCGATGACGCCGAGAACCCGTTGAAGTTCATGTACGGCAACGAGGCGGCTGCCGGCGATACCGACCGATTCGCCAAGCGATTCGGCGCCTTTGTGGTGGACGGGTTCGGGTCGACCGAGGGCGGGGTAGCGCTGGGCTGGGCGCCGGGGACGCCGCCCGGTGCGATAGGCCCCCTGACCCCCGACGTTCAGATTCTGAACGTCCAGACCGGACAGCCTTGCCCCCCTGCGGTTTTCGACCAGAGCGGCAAGGTGGTCAATGCCGAGGAGGCCACCGGCGAGCTGGTGAATGTGACCGGCCCCGGACGATTCACCGGCTATTACAAGAACGCAGAGGCCGATGCCGAGCGCATGGTCGAGGGCAAGTACCGCAGCGGCGACCTCGCCTATGCCGACGAAAACGGGTTCGTGTACTTCGCCGGACGCCTGGGCGATTGGCTGCGGGTCGACGGCGAGAACCTGGGCACCGCCCCCATCGAGCGCGTGCTGCTGCGCCATCCGGATATCACCGAGGTTGCCATCTATGGCATTCCAGATCCCACCGTCGGAGATCGTGTCATGGCGGCCCTGATCGTACGTAACGGGTTCGAGGCATCGAAGCTGGGTGAGTTCCTCTCCGCACAAGAGGATCTCGGGCCCAAACAGTGGCCGTCATTCGTCCGCATAAGCACCGATCTCCCGCGTACCGCGACATTCAAGGTGATCAAGCGGCAGCTGTCGGCCGAGGCGTTGGAAACCAGCGACCCGCTGTGGCGGCTCTCCGGGAGCACCTACATTCAGCCCTGA
- a CDS encoding MCE family protein: MSGDSSRRSVRLAGTVLAAVLVALTVLTYLAYNDAFADTKPITVVSPRAGLVMEEGGKVKFHGLQIGKVKSISYVNEQAKLELAVNAKDLRMIPSNASVRIAGTTVFGAKSVEFLAPPQPSDSSLRPGATVTAESVALEVNTVFENLTRLLGKIDPVNLNATLTAVGEGLRGNGDNFGQGLVELDQYLDQLNPKLPTLQQDFQKAGQVGQIYSDAAPDIVRILDNVPTLSRTIVNQQQDLKATLLAAIGLGNNGYETLAPAEKDLTAALQRLRAPTTLLGRYSPEIPCTLQAISKALVTFTPLIGGVRPGLFLSNSFPLGAPVYTYPDSLPIVNGSGGPNCRGLPNIPTKAQNGSWYRSPFLVTDNAYIPYKPLEELQVNAPDTLQYLYNGAFAKRSEF; encoded by the coding sequence ATGTCAGGAGATTCGTCGCGCCGGTCTGTCCGGCTAGCCGGTACGGTGCTCGCCGCCGTGTTGGTGGCGCTGACTGTGTTGACCTACCTGGCGTACAACGACGCCTTCGCCGATACCAAGCCCATCACCGTCGTCTCGCCCCGTGCGGGCCTGGTGATGGAAGAGGGTGGCAAGGTCAAATTCCACGGGCTGCAGATCGGCAAGGTCAAGTCGATCTCCTACGTCAATGAGCAGGCCAAGCTGGAGCTCGCGGTCAACGCCAAGGACCTGAGGATGATTCCGTCGAACGCCTCTGTCCGGATCGCGGGCACCACCGTCTTCGGCGCCAAGTCCGTGGAATTCCTTGCTCCGCCACAGCCGTCGGATTCGTCGCTGAGGCCTGGTGCGACGGTGACCGCAGAGTCGGTGGCCCTCGAAGTCAACACGGTGTTCGAGAACCTGACCCGGCTGCTCGGCAAGATCGATCCGGTCAACCTCAACGCCACGCTGACCGCGGTCGGCGAGGGGCTACGCGGAAACGGCGACAATTTCGGGCAAGGTCTTGTCGAGCTCGACCAGTACCTGGATCAGCTGAATCCCAAACTTCCCACCCTGCAACAGGATTTCCAGAAGGCCGGACAGGTGGGGCAGATCTACAGTGATGCCGCGCCAGATATTGTGCGCATCCTGGACAATGTGCCGACGCTGAGCCGCACCATCGTGAACCAGCAGCAGGATCTCAAGGCAACGCTGCTTGCGGCGATTGGGCTGGGTAACAACGGATACGAGACCCTGGCCCCGGCAGAGAAGGATCTCACCGCGGCGCTGCAGCGCTTACGCGCCCCCACCACGCTGCTCGGTAGGTACTCGCCGGAGATTCCCTGCACACTGCAGGCCATCTCCAAGGCGTTGGTGACCTTCACCCCGCTTATCGGCGGTGTGCGGCCCGGTCTGTTCCTGAGTAACAGCTTTCCGCTCGGTGCGCCCGTGTACACCTATCCGGACAGCCTGCCCATCGTGAACGGCTCCGGCGGCCCCAACTGCCGTGGTCTCCCGAACATTCCGACCAAGGCGCAGAACGGGTCGTGGTACCGGTCGCCCTTCCTGGTGACCGATAACGCGTACATCCCCTACAAGCCGTTGGAGGAGCTGCAGGTCAACGCTCCCGACACCCTGCAGTACCTGTACAACGGTGCCTTCGCGAAGCGAAGTGAGTTCTGA
- a CDS encoding MlaE family ABC transporter permease produces the protein MRGLGRSFDKFGEQALFYAQSLSYIPAALTKYRKETIRVLAEITMGTGALVMIGGTVGVAVFLTLASGGVIAVQGYSSLGNIGIEALTGFLSAFLNVRIIAPVVAGIAMAATIGAGTTAQLGAMRVAEEIDALETMAVHAVSYLVSTRLVAGLIAIIPLYSLSVLAAFFASRATTVMINGQSPGVYDHYFNTFLVPTDLLWSFLQAIVMSVVVMLVHTNYGFNASGGPVGVGVAVGQAVRTSLIVVVLVTLFISLAVYGGSGHFNLSG, from the coding sequence ATGCGTGGTCTGGGACGCTCGTTCGACAAATTCGGTGAGCAGGCTCTTTTCTACGCGCAGTCACTGAGTTACATCCCCGCAGCACTGACGAAGTACCGCAAGGAAACCATCCGGGTGCTTGCCGAGATCACCATGGGCACCGGTGCCCTGGTGATGATCGGCGGAACCGTGGGTGTCGCGGTTTTCCTGACTCTCGCCTCCGGTGGCGTCATCGCGGTACAGGGTTACTCGTCGCTGGGCAATATCGGTATCGAGGCACTTACCGGCTTCCTGTCCGCCTTCCTCAATGTGCGCATCATCGCGCCGGTGGTGGCGGGTATCGCAATGGCGGCGACTATCGGCGCCGGAACCACCGCCCAACTGGGCGCCATGCGTGTCGCTGAGGAGATCGACGCGCTGGAAACCATGGCAGTGCACGCGGTTTCGTATCTCGTGTCCACCCGTCTGGTGGCGGGGCTCATCGCCATCATCCCGCTGTACTCGCTATCGGTGCTGGCGGCGTTCTTCGCCTCCCGCGCGACCACCGTGATGATCAATGGTCAGTCCCCGGGTGTGTACGACCACTACTTCAACACCTTCTTGGTGCCCACCGATCTGCTGTGGTCGTTCTTGCAGGCGATCGTCATGTCAGTGGTCGTGATGCTCGTACACACCAACTACGGATTCAACGCCTCCGGCGGACCGGTGGGTGTCGGTGTCGCCGTCGGTCAGGCCGTGCGCACCTCCCTGATCGTGGTTGTGCTTGTCACTCTGTTCATCTCACTTGCCGTCTACGGCGGGTCCGGCCACTTCAATCTCTCGGGCTAA
- a CDS encoding 3-oxoacyl-ACP reductase, translated as MSAIADADLSGRVAIVTGAAAGLGRAEAIGLARSGATVIVNDIAPALEGSDVLDEIAAVGAKGVTVAGDIGERSTADELISTAESLGGLHVVVNNAGITRDRMLFNMSDEEFDAVIHVHLRGHFLLTRNAATYWRGASKAAGAPVYGRLINTSSEAGLLGPEGQANYGAAKAGITALTLSAARALGRYGVRANAIAPRARTAMTADVFGDAPEDSIDPLSPEHVVTLVRYLASPAAEAVNGQLFIVYGPTVTLLAAPTVEAKFTADSDAWDPSALNSALADFFAGHDPKRTFSATALMVEE; from the coding sequence ATGAGCGCGATTGCTGATGCCGACCTGAGTGGCCGCGTCGCCATTGTCACCGGAGCCGCGGCGGGGCTCGGCCGCGCCGAGGCCATCGGGCTGGCCCGGTCCGGAGCGACGGTCATTGTCAACGACATCGCACCTGCCCTGGAGGGCAGCGATGTGCTCGACGAGATCGCCGCGGTGGGCGCCAAGGGCGTGACCGTCGCCGGTGACATCGGTGAGCGCTCTACCGCCGACGAGCTGATCTCCACCGCCGAATCGCTCGGTGGGCTGCACGTCGTGGTCAACAACGCTGGCATCACCCGGGATCGGATGCTCTTCAACATGTCGGACGAGGAGTTCGACGCCGTCATCCACGTGCACCTGCGCGGCCACTTCCTGCTGACCCGCAACGCCGCCACCTACTGGCGCGGAGCGTCGAAGGCGGCCGGTGCCCCTGTCTACGGCCGCCTCATCAATACGTCGTCTGAGGCCGGTCTCCTCGGGCCGGAGGGGCAGGCCAACTACGGCGCTGCCAAAGCCGGTATCACCGCCCTCACGTTGTCGGCCGCACGCGCCCTCGGTCGATACGGGGTGCGGGCCAACGCCATCGCCCCGCGCGCCCGCACCGCGATGACGGCCGACGTTTTTGGTGACGCGCCCGAGGATTCCATTGATCCGCTTTCCCCTGAGCATGTCGTGACCCTGGTGCGGTACTTGGCCTCGCCCGCAGCGGAAGCAGTTAACGGTCAGCTGTTCATTGTTTACGGACCCACCGTCACCTTGTTGGCGGCGCCTACTGTGGAGGCGAAGTTCACTGCGGATTCGGACGCGTGGGATCCGTCGGCACTGAATTCGGCCCTGGCTGATTTCTTTGCTGGACACGATCCGAAGCGCACATTTTCGGCGACCGCACTGATGGTCGAGGAGTAA
- a CDS encoding acyl-CoA dehydrogenase family protein: MHIAYTPEQEELRRELRAYFDKLLTPERREALASNQGEYGSGNVYRETVEQMGADGWLALGWPKEFGGQDRSVMDQLIFTDEAAIAGAPVPFLTINSVAPTIMHFGTDEQKKFFLPKIAAGKLHFSIGYSEPGAGTDLASLRTSAVRDGDDYIINGQKMWTSLIEYADYIWLAVRTNTEVKKHRGISMLIVPTTAEGFSYTKVRTMAGPGTSATYYQDVRVPVTSRVGEENAGWKLVTNQLNHERVALVSSAPIITALREVREWAQNTKGPGGRIIDAEWVQLNLARVHAKVEYLKLINWELASATDAAPSPADASATKVFGTELATEAYRLLMEVLGTAATLRQDSPGAQLRGRVERMHRACLILTFGGGTNEVQRDIIAMTALGQPAATR, translated from the coding sequence ATGCATATCGCCTACACGCCCGAGCAGGAAGAGCTGCGCCGCGAGCTACGCGCGTACTTCGACAAACTGCTGACCCCGGAGCGGCGCGAGGCCTTGGCGTCCAATCAGGGTGAGTACGGCAGCGGCAACGTCTACCGCGAGACCGTGGAACAGATGGGTGCCGACGGCTGGCTCGCTCTGGGCTGGCCCAAGGAATTCGGCGGCCAGGACCGCTCGGTGATGGATCAGCTGATCTTCACCGACGAGGCCGCGATCGCCGGCGCCCCCGTGCCGTTCCTGACCATCAACAGCGTCGCGCCGACGATCATGCACTTCGGCACCGATGAGCAGAAGAAGTTCTTCCTGCCGAAGATCGCGGCGGGCAAGCTGCACTTCTCCATCGGATACTCCGAGCCTGGCGCCGGTACCGACCTCGCCTCACTGCGCACCTCGGCTGTTCGTGACGGCGACGACTACATCATCAACGGCCAGAAGATGTGGACCAGCCTCATCGAGTACGCCGACTACATCTGGCTGGCGGTGCGTACCAACACAGAAGTAAAGAAGCATCGCGGTATCTCCATGCTCATCGTGCCCACCACCGCGGAGGGCTTCTCGTACACCAAGGTCCGCACCATGGCCGGGCCCGGCACGAGCGCTACCTATTACCAGGATGTGCGTGTCCCGGTGACGAGCCGAGTCGGTGAGGAGAACGCGGGCTGGAAGCTGGTGACCAACCAGCTCAATCACGAGCGGGTGGCCCTGGTCTCCTCGGCGCCGATCATCACCGCACTGCGCGAGGTACGCGAGTGGGCACAGAACACCAAGGGCCCCGGCGGCCGGATCATCGACGCCGAATGGGTTCAGCTGAACCTGGCGCGCGTGCATGCCAAGGTCGAATACCTCAAGCTGATCAACTGGGAGCTGGCCTCCGCCACCGATGCCGCTCCCTCCCCCGCCGATGCCTCCGCCACGAAGGTCTTCGGCACCGAGTTGGCCACCGAGGCCTACCGACTCCTCATGGAGGTACTCGGGACGGCGGCGACACTGCGTCAGGACTCCCCCGGTGCGCAGCTACGCGGACGCGTCGAGCGGATGCACCGGGCCTGCTTGATCCTCACATTCGGCGGCGGCACCAACGAGGTTCAGCGCGACATCATCGCGATGACTGCACTCGGCCAGCCTGCGGCGACACGCTAG
- a CDS encoding ferredoxin, translating into MRVGVIPDRCEGNLVCLGIAPEVFDVDDDDYVVILQEEVPADQEDLVEQAIAECPRAALIRKD; encoded by the coding sequence ATGCGTGTCGGTGTAATTCCTGACCGTTGTGAAGGCAACTTGGTGTGTCTCGGGATCGCTCCAGAGGTATTCGACGTCGATGACGACGACTATGTCGTCATCCTGCAGGAGGAAGTACCGGCCGATCAGGAAGATCTGGTCGAACAGGCGATCGCGGAGTGCCCGCGTGCCGCTTTGATTCGCAAAGACTAG
- a CDS encoding MCE family protein: MLRGTQIKVIVFTVVMLLVAAGLIITFGEFRFGSGKRYHAIFTTASDLRSGQKVRIAGVPVGRVKGVSLKQDNNVEVTFDVDSKYQLYSSSRAIVRYENLVGDRYLEITSGPGELRKLPDGGTLDKEHTQPALDLDALLGGLRPVLKGFDAAKVNEISNAFIQILQGQGGTLSQLLGDTSSFTSGLAERDQLIGDVINHLNEVLGTLDSKSSQFSSSVDQLQQLVSGLAQQRDVIAGALPPLASTASSLESVLKDTRPYIKGTIEQTRQLATRMDERKADINVVVENLAENYLRLNALGAYGSFFNIYYCSIRIKVNGPVGTDWLIPFGGPPDPSKGRCAFKNE; the protein is encoded by the coding sequence ATGCTGCGCGGTACACAGATCAAGGTCATCGTCTTCACCGTGGTGATGCTGTTGGTGGCAGCGGGACTGATCATCACCTTCGGCGAGTTCCGATTCGGTTCCGGCAAGCGGTATCACGCAATCTTCACCACGGCCTCCGACTTGCGGTCCGGGCAGAAGGTGCGCATCGCCGGTGTACCGGTGGGGCGAGTCAAGGGCGTGTCACTCAAGCAAGACAACAATGTCGAGGTCACCTTCGACGTCGACTCGAAGTATCAGCTCTACAGCTCCAGTCGCGCGATCGTCAGGTACGAGAACCTGGTCGGTGACCGGTATCTGGAGATCACCTCGGGGCCCGGCGAGCTGCGCAAGCTGCCCGATGGCGGAACACTCGATAAAGAGCACACCCAGCCCGCCCTCGATCTGGACGCGCTGCTCGGTGGACTTCGGCCCGTGCTCAAGGGATTCGACGCCGCGAAGGTCAACGAGATCAGCAACGCGTTCATCCAGATCCTGCAGGGGCAAGGTGGGACACTCTCCCAATTGCTGGGTGACACATCCTCATTCACCTCGGGATTGGCCGAGCGCGATCAGCTGATCGGCGATGTGATCAATCACCTCAACGAGGTGCTCGGCACTCTGGACTCGAAGAGTAGCCAGTTCTCTTCGAGTGTTGATCAGCTGCAGCAGCTCGTCTCCGGCTTGGCGCAACAGCGCGATGTGATCGCCGGAGCGTTGCCGCCGCTCGCTTCGACAGCCTCATCGCTGGAGTCGGTGCTCAAGGACACCCGTCCGTACATCAAGGGCACCATCGAACAGACCCGCCAGCTGGCCACCCGGATGGACGAGCGTAAGGCCGATATCAACGTCGTCGTGGAGAACCTGGCCGAAAACTACCTGCGGCTCAACGCTCTTGGCGCCTACGGATCGTTCTTCAACATCTACTACTGCTCCATCCGGATCAAGGTCAATGGACCTGTCGGAACCGACTGGCTGATCCCATTCGGTGGACCGCCCGACCCGTCGAAGGGTAGGTGTGCCTTCAAAAATGAGTGA
- a CDS encoding acyl-CoA dehydrogenase family protein: MDFSLTEAQTDLAGLTRTIASAISTPERQKELDKQDSRFDWQLWTKLVEADILSTAAPESLGGGGFGVLEQSSILVELGRELAAVPYLESVVLAAGALAAFGSEALQNDWAAPAVAGKKVLTIALDGEPGEGPVAARAEGAGHVLTGNRVLVPFGVEADAYLVPAETENGVAVFLVAADDPGVTQETLHTTGKDSSAELILSEVPVPADRKVGGVEVVEWLRLRESLGHSAYQLGVLERALELTADYARTREQFGKPIGGFQAVAQRLADGYIDVKGLRLTLWQAAWRVSEDLPADVDVATAKFWASDAGHRVAHTAVHVHGGVGIDEDHPVHRYFLAAKRGEFASGSATEQLRRIGRELADTPA, encoded by the coding sequence ATGGATTTCTCCCTGACCGAGGCACAGACCGACCTTGCCGGCCTGACCCGTACCATCGCGTCGGCGATCAGCACTCCGGAGCGCCAGAAGGAGCTCGACAAGCAGGACAGCCGATTCGACTGGCAGCTGTGGACCAAGCTCGTCGAGGCCGACATCCTCTCGACCGCGGCGCCCGAATCGTTGGGCGGCGGCGGATTCGGCGTGCTGGAGCAGTCGTCGATTCTCGTCGAACTGGGCCGCGAACTCGCCGCGGTTCCGTACCTGGAGTCGGTGGTACTGGCGGCTGGAGCGCTCGCCGCGTTCGGTTCCGAAGCACTGCAGAATGATTGGGCTGCACCGGCTGTCGCCGGTAAGAAGGTGCTGACCATCGCGCTCGACGGCGAACCGGGCGAGGGGCCCGTCGCTGCCCGGGCCGAGGGCGCCGGTCACGTGCTGACCGGCAATCGGGTCCTGGTGCCGTTCGGCGTCGAGGCCGACGCGTACCTGGTACCTGCCGAGACCGAAAACGGTGTCGCGGTCTTTCTCGTGGCTGCCGACGATCCCGGCGTCACTCAGGAGACATTGCACACCACCGGCAAAGACAGCTCCGCTGAGCTGATTCTCTCCGAGGTTCCCGTTCCTGCTGACCGCAAGGTCGGCGGCGTCGAGGTCGTGGAGTGGCTGCGGCTGCGGGAATCTCTGGGGCACAGCGCCTATCAACTTGGCGTTCTGGAGCGGGCGCTGGAGCTGACCGCCGACTACGCGCGCACCCGCGAGCAGTTCGGCAAGCCGATCGGTGGCTTCCAGGCGGTGGCTCAGCGGCTGGCCGACGGCTACATCGACGTCAAGGGTCTGCGCCTCACCCTGTGGCAGGCAGCATGGCGGGTCTCCGAAGATCTCCCCGCCGATGTCGACGTCGCCACGGCCAAGTTCTGGGCCTCCGATGCCGGCCACCGCGTCGCACACACCGCAGTCCACGTGCACGGCGGCGTGGGTATCGACGAGGACCATCCGGTGCACCGCTACTTCCTGGCCGCCAAGCGCGGCGAGTTCGCTTCGGGCAGCGCGACGGAGCAACTGCGCCGCATCGGCCGCGAACTCGCCGATACACCTGCCTAG